Below is a genomic region from Persicimonas caeni.
CCAAGCACGTCAAGCCGGGTAAAGGCGTCGCGTTCGTCAAAACGCGCTACAAGAGCCTGGAGACCGGACGCGTCTTCAACGAGAACTTCCGCTCGGGCGACACGGTCGACACGCCGAATATCGAGTCGCGCGAGATGCAGTATCTCTACCAGGACGAGACCGGCCACTACGTATTCATGGACGAGGACACCTACGAGCAAATCCGGGTGTCGGCCGAGGCCATGGAGCCGGTGCTCGACTATCTGAAGGACAATATGACTATCGACATTCTGTTCCACAACGGCAAAGCTATCAGTGTCGAGCCGCCGACGTTCGTGGAGCTGAAAGTCACCAAGACCGATCCCGGCGTCAAAGGCAACACCGCGCAGGGTGGCACCAAACCGGCCACGGTCGAAACCGG
It encodes:
- the efp gene encoding elongation factor P; protein product: MTIDTTQFRKNLKIEIDGEPFIILEAKHVKPGKGVAFVKTRYKSLETGRVFNENFRSGDTVDTPNIESREMQYLYQDETGHYVFMDEDTYEQIRVSAEAMEPVLDYLKDNMTIDILFHNGKAISVEPPTFVELKVTKTDPGVKGNTAQGGTKPATVETGATVIVPLYLEQGEIIKVDTRNGEFVERVNK